A portion of the Leifsonia sp. EB41 genome contains these proteins:
- a CDS encoding bifunctional 4-hydroxy-2-oxoglutarate aldolase/2-dehydro-3-deoxy-phosphogluconate aldolase, producing the protein MTTLDTTGSPMLIETLTADRALAVVRAPRIDDPAALCRALVAGGIRTVEFTFTTPDVEAVIEAAAADPHGALVGAGTVTDERTAEAAIAAGAQFLVTPGLSAGAAAVAREAGVPIMLGALSPSEVMRAVELGSAAVKVFPASAVGPGYLKDLRGPFPGTPFVPSGGLHAGNAREWMAAGALAVTAGSSVVGVGDIESAAWDAVTEKARAFTAAAAG; encoded by the coding sequence ATGACCACGCTCGACACGACAGGGAGCCCCATGCTGATCGAGACCCTCACCGCCGACCGCGCGCTCGCGGTGGTCCGCGCGCCGCGCATCGACGATCCCGCCGCGCTCTGCCGCGCGCTCGTCGCCGGCGGCATCCGCACCGTCGAGTTCACCTTCACCACTCCGGACGTGGAGGCCGTGATCGAGGCGGCCGCCGCCGACCCGCACGGCGCGCTGGTCGGGGCGGGCACCGTGACGGACGAACGCACCGCGGAGGCGGCCATCGCGGCGGGCGCGCAGTTCTTGGTGACGCCCGGGCTCAGCGCGGGCGCGGCAGCGGTCGCGCGCGAGGCGGGGGTGCCGATCATGCTCGGGGCGCTCAGCCCGTCGGAGGTCATGCGGGCGGTCGAGCTGGGATCGGCCGCGGTGAAGGTGTTCCCGGCGTCCGCTGTCGGGCCCGGCTACCTGAAGGATCTGCGCGGGCCGTTCCCCGGCACCCCGTTCGTGCCGTCGGGCGGCCTCCACGCGGGCAACGCGCGCGAGTGGATGGCGGCGGGCGCCCTCGCCGTCACGGCCGGGTCGAGCGTGGTCGGGGTGGGGGACATCGAGTCGGCGGCGTGGGACGCGGTGACCGAGAAGGCGCGCGCGTTCACCGCGGCGGCGGCCGGGTGA
- a CDS encoding amidohydrolase family protein: protein MDAAPLLIRGGLLLDGSGRPGRVGDVLVVGDRIVEAGRPLNATGARTIDAAGLAVAPGFIDMHAHADLAVLDDPLNLAAVTQGVTTQVVGQDGLSYAPASEGTLGVLREQLAGWNGPRGPEAGWAEVAGYLAEVDRRGPAANVAYLVPHGTVRLNVVGTDDRPATPAELAAMRAQVDRGMRQGAFGLSAGLSYAPGMFADTAELVALCEVVAARGGYFAPHQRSYGAGALEGYAEMIGIARRSGCALHLTHATMNFAVNRGRAGELLALIDGALAVGVDITLDSYPYLAGSTTLSALLPGWAAAGGPDVTLRRLRDPADRARIVHELDVAGSDGAHGVPVDWSAVEVSGVRDPVLSNRVGRTIADLAAREGRPPAGLALDLLAADRLGTGILQHVGDEDNVRTVMRHPRHTGGSDGLLVGDKPHPRAWGTFPRYLGHYVREEGVLTLEDAIVHLSARPAARLGLTDRGRIAPGMVADLVLFDPDTVTDRATFAEPRLQAAGIPWVLVAGVPVVADGHRTEATPGRALRSASCAPS, encoded by the coding sequence GTGGATGCCGCGCCGCTGCTCATCCGCGGCGGCCTCCTCCTCGACGGCAGCGGCCGGCCCGGACGCGTCGGGGACGTGCTCGTGGTGGGCGACCGGATCGTGGAGGCCGGCCGCCCGCTGAACGCCACCGGCGCCCGTACGATAGACGCCGCCGGTCTCGCTGTGGCTCCCGGCTTCATCGACATGCACGCGCACGCCGACCTGGCCGTCCTCGACGATCCGCTGAACCTGGCCGCCGTCACCCAGGGCGTGACGACGCAGGTCGTCGGCCAGGACGGCCTGTCGTACGCACCGGCGAGCGAGGGGACGCTCGGCGTCCTGCGCGAGCAACTCGCCGGCTGGAACGGCCCGCGGGGTCCGGAGGCCGGCTGGGCGGAGGTCGCCGGCTACCTGGCCGAGGTCGATCGGCGCGGACCCGCGGCGAATGTCGCCTACCTGGTCCCGCACGGCACGGTCCGCCTCAACGTCGTCGGGACGGACGACCGGCCGGCGACACCGGCCGAGCTCGCGGCGATGCGCGCCCAGGTCGACCGCGGGATGCGCCAGGGGGCCTTCGGTCTGTCGGCGGGCCTCAGCTACGCTCCGGGGATGTTCGCGGACACCGCGGAGCTGGTCGCGCTCTGCGAGGTCGTCGCGGCGCGCGGCGGGTACTTCGCCCCGCACCAGCGCTCCTACGGCGCGGGTGCGCTGGAGGGCTACGCGGAGATGATCGGGATCGCCCGCCGCTCCGGCTGCGCCCTCCACCTCACGCACGCGACCATGAACTTCGCCGTCAACCGCGGGCGCGCGGGCGAGCTGCTCGCCCTCATCGACGGGGCGCTCGCGGTCGGCGTGGACATCACCCTCGACAGCTATCCGTACCTCGCCGGGTCGACCACGCTCTCCGCCCTGCTGCCCGGTTGGGCGGCGGCCGGCGGCCCCGATGTCACGCTGCGACGACTTCGGGACCCCGCGGACCGGGCACGCATCGTCCACGAGCTGGATGTCGCAGGCTCCGACGGCGCGCACGGCGTCCCCGTCGACTGGAGTGCCGTGGAGGTCTCCGGGGTCCGCGATCCCGTGCTCTCGAACCGGGTGGGTCGCACGATCGCCGACCTCGCCGCCCGGGAGGGCCGGCCTCCCGCCGGCCTCGCCCTCGACCTCCTGGCCGCCGACCGGCTCGGCACCGGCATCCTCCAGCACGTCGGCGACGAGGACAACGTCCGCACGGTGATGCGCCATCCGCGGCACACCGGCGGCAGCGACGGCCTCCTCGTCGGGGACAAGCCGCACCCGCGCGCGTGGGGGACCTTCCCGCGCTACCTCGGTCACTACGTCCGCGAGGAGGGCGTCCTGACCCTGGAGGACGCGATCGTCCACCTGTCGGCGCGGCCGGCAGCGCGGCTCGGGCTCACCGACCGGGGCAGGATCGCGCCGGGGATGGTCGCCGACCTCGTGCTGTTCGACCCGGACACCGTCACCGACCGCGCCACTTTCGCCGAGCCGCGCCTCCAGGCTGCCGGCATTCCGTGGGTGCTCGTCGCGGGCGTCCCGGTCGTCGCGGACGGTCACCGGACGGAGGCCACGCCCGGCCGGGCGCTACGCTCGGCCTCATGCGCGCCTTCCTGA
- a CDS encoding RBBP9/YdeN family alpha/beta hydrolase: MRAFLILHGWGNFRPPGHWQYELAAALRERGERVVYPQLPDAQQPDLSAWREAAAAALAEASEGEARVTVIAHSLSAMLWLGARPDDTEAGSAVERVLLVAPPSPGYLRENPEVAAFAALEPTRPAAGTRIVASDADPCNPEGAVAVYAEPLGIPLTTIPGGGHLTPASGYGRWPSVLDWCLDPTATIVPR, encoded by the coding sequence ATGCGCGCCTTCCTGATCCTGCACGGCTGGGGCAACTTCCGCCCGCCGGGGCATTGGCAGTACGAGCTCGCCGCCGCGCTGCGCGAGCGCGGTGAGCGCGTCGTCTACCCGCAGCTCCCGGACGCGCAACAACCGGACCTGAGCGCGTGGCGCGAGGCCGCGGCGGCAGCTCTCGCAGAGGCGTCGGAGGGCGAAGCCCGGGTGACTGTGATCGCCCACAGCCTGAGCGCGATGCTCTGGCTGGGCGCGCGGCCTGACGACACGGAGGCCGGGTCGGCCGTGGAGCGCGTCCTCCTCGTCGCACCGCCGTCGCCGGGTTACCTGCGTGAGAATCCGGAGGTCGCCGCGTTCGCCGCGCTCGAACCGACCCGCCCCGCGGCAGGGACCCGCATCGTCGCGTCCGACGCCGACCCGTGCAACCCGGAGGGCGCGGTCGCCGTCTATGCCGAGCCGCTCGGCATCCCGCTCACGACCATCCCGGGCGGCGGGCATCTCACGCCCGCGTCCGGATACGGGAGGTGGCCGTCGGTTCTCGACTGGTGTCTCGACCCGACGGCCACGATCGTCCCGCGCTAG